Proteins encoded in a region of the Prochlorothrix hollandica PCC 9006 = CALU 1027 genome:
- a CDS encoding thioredoxin family protein translates to MFLTVNDNTFDREVLYAATPVLVNVWAPWCGICRWVQPVLRDLQAKKPDTLKIVNVNADNSFAIVNTYRLTMLPTLLVFDQGHLCDRLEGFQTRSQFEQALNGLHLSHWQSLAVDREQAQTHLLPARSFMIGSR, encoded by the coding sequence ATGTTTTTAACCGTTAACGATAATACCTTCGATCGTGAGGTGTTGTATGCTGCAACGCCTGTACTGGTTAATGTTTGGGCACCTTGGTGTGGCATTTGTCGCTGGGTTCAGCCCGTACTACGGGATCTTCAGGCTAAAAAACCCGATACCCTCAAAATAGTCAATGTTAATGCTGATAATAGCTTTGCCATTGTCAATACTTATCGCTTAACCATGCTGCCCACCTTGCTGGTATTTGATCAGGGTCATCTGTGCGATCGCTTGGAAGGGTTCCAGACCCGATCGCAGTTTGAACAGGCTTTAAATGGTCTCCATCTCTCGCATTGGCAGTCCCTAGCGGTCGATCGGGAGCAGGCCCAGACTCACTTGTTGCCTGCTAGATCTTTCATGATCGGCAGTCGATAA
- a CDS encoding GTPase, which translates to MTLTFEAARITQAFSEISSRFSSLLAKYGEITEVQSIQVSLEKSLDRYNQEGLLGVAFIGQYSAGKSTVISALTNRRDIKIDANIATDQVSEYLWNGVRIIDTPGLFTERSDHDDTTYDAIAKADLLVFCLTYMLFDEITLANFKKLAFDKQYCWKMVLLVNKMSDEAGDDEEKIKNYRESLATALQGSSLDSFPVFFIDAKDYCEGVDNNDDFLIDISRFDNFIDGLNDFIKSRNSLAQLDVPIRIVLDAIDDAEIAIKRDNNEDTLFSEILKKFTKAIQLDRSRFILDTQSVKSELIAQITQIGVNLSYDLTGEDNLTTDEQNVLKQKAMEEAQKCYQDALENSKLIIEERSKSLYNQIQDIFMGDLVEIFLKRAVNKYDFNEDKESQSFGFSQVISQIQDLQEFGEMFGLNPVEMAQRQGWLNTANLANQAGSLRILDVYGSQLHHTVRSFGEFFGYNFAFLEAASWARNIANFSTVFGQALAVIGAIGAIHTLVQENQREKKLGEKRVEIQKRFRIIADKMVQQLNEGLTEVYNRLFAQAEAKILQMQASQKQSSTQAKSDTQELSQIRHELNQLLGEINRSAPQLERGV; encoded by the coding sequence ATGACCCTGACCTTTGAAGCAGCTAGAATTACCCAAGCATTCTCTGAAATTTCAAGCCGTTTTTCATCTCTTCTTGCAAAGTATGGGGAGATTACTGAAGTTCAATCAATTCAAGTGAGTCTAGAGAAGTCCCTAGATCGGTATAACCAAGAAGGACTTTTAGGTGTAGCTTTTATTGGCCAGTATAGCGCAGGTAAATCTACGGTTATTTCTGCCCTTACAAACCGACGTGATATTAAGATTGATGCCAACATTGCAACTGATCAAGTTTCGGAATATCTCTGGAATGGAGTCAGAATTATTGATACTCCTGGCCTGTTTACTGAGCGATCGGATCATGATGATACAACCTATGATGCAATTGCAAAAGCTGATCTACTGGTTTTCTGTTTGACCTATATGCTTTTCGATGAAATCACCCTTGCGAACTTTAAGAAGTTAGCTTTTGACAAGCAGTACTGCTGGAAAATGGTACTACTTGTCAATAAAATGTCCGATGAAGCAGGGGATGATGAGGAAAAAATTAAAAACTATCGTGAAAGTTTAGCTACTGCCCTCCAGGGTAGTTCCCTAGATAGCTTTCCAGTTTTCTTTATTGATGCTAAAGATTACTGTGAAGGCGTTGATAACAATGATGACTTCCTCATTGACATCAGTCGTTTCGATAATTTTATCGACGGCCTCAATGATTTCATTAAATCACGCAACTCCCTAGCTCAATTGGATGTGCCTATTCGGATCGTATTAGATGCAATAGATGATGCTGAGATTGCAATCAAACGCGACAATAACGAAGATACTCTCTTCTCTGAAATTCTCAAGAAATTTACCAAAGCAATACAACTAGACCGTAGCCGATTTATTTTAGACACTCAAAGTGTCAAATCAGAGTTAATTGCACAGATTACCCAGATTGGGGTAAATCTGAGTTATGACTTAACTGGGGAAGACAACCTCACAACTGATGAGCAAAATGTCCTCAAACAGAAGGCTATGGAGGAAGCACAAAAATGCTATCAGGATGCGCTGGAGAACAGCAAGTTGATTATTGAAGAAAGAAGTAAGTCATTATATAATCAAATTCAAGATATTTTCATGGGAGATTTAGTTGAAATCTTCCTAAAACGAGCCGTTAATAAATATGATTTTAATGAGGATAAAGAGTCTCAAAGCTTTGGGTTTTCACAAGTCATTAGTCAGATACAAGATCTCCAAGAGTTTGGAGAAATGTTTGGCCTAAATCCTGTGGAAATGGCACAACGTCAAGGTTGGCTCAATACTGCAAATCTTGCAAATCAAGCAGGGAGCCTCAGAATTTTAGATGTGTATGGTAGCCAACTACACCATACTGTGCGTAGTTTTGGCGAGTTTTTTGGTTATAACTTTGCATTCCTTGAGGCTGCAAGCTGGGCTAGAAATATTGCTAACTTTTCCACAGTATTTGGCCAAGCTTTAGCTGTTATCGGTGCCATTGGCGCAATACATACATTAGTTCAAGAGAACCAGCGTGAAAAAAAGTTAGGTGAAAAAAGGGTTGAAATACAGAAAAGATTTAGGATTATTGCTGATAAGATGGTGCAGCAGTTAAATGAAGGTTTAACTGAGGTTTACAATCGGCTATTTGCACAAGCTGAGGCTAAGATTTTGCAAATGCAGGCTAGTCAAAAGCAGTCATCTACTCAGGCTAAAAGTGACACCCAAGAACTTTCTCAGATCCGTCATGAGTTGAATCAACTCCTAGGGGAAATTAACCGATCGGCCCCACAGCTTGAAAGAGGCGTATAG
- a CDS encoding Sec-independent protein translocase subunit TatA/TatB — MFNLGWLEVALIVLVAVLIFGPKKIPELGGALAKSLRGFQNELKKTTDSPDDEDQQSDEGI; from the coding sequence ATGTTTAATTTAGGCTGGCTGGAAGTGGCCTTAATTGTGTTGGTGGCAGTGTTGATTTTTGGACCCAAAAAGATTCCCGAACTGGGGGGCGCTTTGGCTAAAAGCCTGCGGGGATTCCAGAACGAACTCAAGAAAACCACGGACAGCCCCGACGACGAGGATCAACAATCTGATGAAGGGATCTAA
- a CDS encoding GTPase — MVEHLHYPFLLLTHVICADGQIHSEEAKALHALANQIEINEATQAEVDKILSQELDCLSVREIAGKIPVNQQEETMRQVLAIAHVDGYYAPLEKQLVEEVCQVWNWSLGKVNNILKPATFQQFPGLSAKQKEEEPELSFAARVLKNEQKSPLSRALIGFIKDIAPETLGQTIKRVEREVLLSGPEYDEAIARCAKISREDYAFTESALQSSRKALERLEQDLGSILEKLRRSNQGKAKNGSAQEVAEQLEQSRKALTDEILRQLESLNASLKAKQRALNHFSIAFMGKTKAGKSTLHAIVTGEGWEAIGVGKQRTTRLNRVYEWKNIRIIDTPGIGAPGGKSDEEIARSVIDESDVICYVVTNDSIQETEFRFVNVLKAKAKPLIVLLNVKYNLRDSRRLEHFLKNQAKFIDNRRNGVLKGHLDRIADYAASQGVENYFSVIPAMLLAAQLSREPEHKAVADKLYAVSQVQDFLNSIRESLIYYGPIRRSQTLLGSTVGSIEAPKAWVNSQQQEYRRVILILEGKRSKFKDRIANAKEDGLRYFRTKVKKLFTDSKLRTSEFAEAHWQDKEDVLNRAWQAEPNSIKLNASIQQEYEEVSRRFKKEIESIINEIGGEMDLIFKLGGSSFKLNEQDSSTRWKNILTVAGAGIMLAGIGFALPVVVAIGGVIGVAAQFFKSKNTKRREAAAKIKEALTSQLERYEQQVLGSFDTDFNKHCKTVEADITKYFEILIASLKNIQGSLVSSEKSLDSLTMRLNKAYAKRVIDWCLDRYELLEDATIDREVISVKRDFGQQMTIHTRSEVSLQKSQADIESVLQEKFTLEY; from the coding sequence ATGGTTGAGCATCTCCACTATCCCTTCCTTCTCCTGACCCACGTTATTTGTGCGGATGGCCAAATTCATTCGGAAGAGGCTAAGGCTCTCCACGCGCTAGCCAATCAGATCGAGATTAATGAAGCGACTCAGGCAGAGGTTGATAAAATTCTGTCTCAAGAGTTGGATTGTCTGTCGGTGCGGGAAATTGCGGGTAAGATCCCTGTCAATCAGCAGGAAGAAACGATGCGTCAGGTGCTGGCGATCGCCCACGTAGACGGCTACTATGCACCTCTGGAAAAGCAGCTAGTTGAAGAGGTTTGCCAGGTCTGGAACTGGTCTCTTGGCAAGGTTAACAACATTCTCAAACCAGCGACATTTCAACAGTTTCCGGGTTTATCAGCCAAGCAGAAGGAGGAAGAGCCTGAGTTATCTTTTGCGGCTCGTGTGTTGAAGAATGAGCAGAAATCCCCTCTTTCTAGGGCGCTGATTGGCTTTATCAAGGATATCGCTCCGGAGACCTTGGGCCAAACGATTAAGAGAGTCGAACGGGAAGTTTTACTCTCTGGGCCAGAGTATGACGAGGCCATTGCTCGGTGTGCCAAGATTTCACGGGAAGATTATGCGTTTACTGAGTCTGCGCTTCAGTCCAGCCGGAAAGCTTTGGAGAGGCTAGAGCAGGATTTGGGGTCTATTCTTGAGAAATTGAGAAGAAGTAACCAGGGTAAGGCTAAAAATGGCTCGGCTCAGGAGGTTGCTGAACAGTTGGAGCAGAGTCGGAAAGCTCTGACGGATGAGATTCTGCGGCAGTTGGAGAGCCTTAATGCGTCTTTGAAGGCGAAGCAGCGGGCGCTGAACCATTTCAGCATTGCTTTTATGGGCAAGACTAAGGCGGGTAAAAGTACGCTCCATGCGATCGTGACGGGGGAGGGCTGGGAGGCGATCGGGGTGGGCAAGCAACGCACCACTCGCCTCAATCGGGTCTATGAGTGGAAAAATATTCGGATTATTGACACGCCGGGGATTGGCGCTCCAGGGGGCAAGAGCGATGAGGAAATTGCTCGGAGTGTGATCGATGAGTCGGATGTGATCTGCTATGTGGTGACCAATGACAGCATCCAGGAAACGGAGTTTCGTTTTGTGAATGTGTTGAAGGCAAAGGCCAAGCCGCTGATTGTGCTGTTGAATGTAAAGTATAATTTGCGGGATTCGCGCCGCTTGGAGCATTTTCTGAAGAATCAGGCTAAATTCATCGACAATCGCCGTAATGGGGTGCTGAAGGGGCATCTCGATCGCATTGCTGATTATGCAGCTAGCCAGGGTGTAGAAAACTATTTTTCTGTGATCCCCGCGATGCTATTGGCGGCTCAGTTATCCCGTGAGCCAGAGCATAAGGCGGTGGCTGATAAGCTTTATGCTGTGAGCCAAGTTCAAGATTTCCTCAATTCAATTCGTGAGTCTTTGATCTACTACGGCCCGATCCGCCGCTCCCAAACTCTTTTGGGTTCTACTGTTGGATCGATCGAAGCACCAAAAGCTTGGGTAAACAGCCAACAGCAAGAGTATCGTCGAGTTATCCTGATTCTGGAGGGCAAAAGAAGCAAGTTTAAGGACAGAATAGCGAATGCTAAGGAGGATGGGCTACGGTACTTTAGAACTAAAGTTAAGAAACTCTTTACAGATTCTAAGTTGAGAACATCAGAATTTGCTGAGGCACACTGGCAAGATAAGGAAGATGTACTTAATCGTGCTTGGCAAGCTGAACCCAACAGCATCAAGCTAAATGCCTCAATTCAACAAGAGTATGAGGAGGTATCCCGTCGATTCAAAAAAGAAATCGAGAGTATTATCAATGAGATCGGCGGTGAGATGGATTTGATTTTTAAGCTAGGCGGATCTAGCTTCAAATTAAATGAGCAGGACAGTAGTACCCGGTGGAAAAATATCTTGACAGTTGCTGGTGCGGGTATTATGCTTGCAGGTATAGGTTTTGCACTCCCTGTTGTTGTAGCTATAGGTGGAGTTATTGGAGTTGCGGCCCAATTTTTCAAGTCCAAAAATACAAAGAGACGTGAGGCTGCGGCAAAGATTAAAGAGGCTCTCACATCTCAACTAGAGAGATATGAGCAACAAGTCCTGGGAAGTTTTGATACAGACTTCAACAAACACTGTAAAACTGTTGAAGCTGATATCACTAAATATTTCGAGATCCTCATTGCAAGCCTTAAGAATATTCAAGGCAGTTTAGTATCTAGCGAGAAAAGTCTAGACTCTCTCACGATGAGGCTCAATAAAGCCTATGCTAAGCGGGTTATAGACTGGTGTTTAGATCGCTATGAGCTTCTAGAAGATGCAACGATTGATCGAGAAGTCATCAGTGTTAAACGTGATTTTGGCCAGCAGATGACAATACATACCAGAAGTGAAGTTTCGCTTCAAAAATCCCAAGCGGATATTGAGAGTGTTCTACAGGAGAAGTTTACCCTAGAATACTAA
- a CDS encoding M15 family metallopeptidase, with protein MISKPHLSIPIVECSEPLVAIPADRFALFQPHPYADLGAPYGDLSPFFLRAEVLERLGQAQAVLQQQHPHWHFHIFDAYRPLPVQQFMVDYTFQQLAQEQGLDPQALSPQQTTDLEQQVHQFWAEPVTNPHTPPPHSTGAAVDLILRDHQGQAIPMGSPIDECSPRSYPDHFANAADSLSQTYHQNRLALRQAMEAAGFQNHPYEWWHFSQGDQLWAWLEHQQGRAGAIARYGRVEAA; from the coding sequence ATGATATCCAAACCCCATTTGTCCATTCCCATTGTCGAATGCAGTGAACCCTTGGTGGCCATTCCCGCCGATCGCTTTGCCCTGTTTCAGCCCCACCCCTACGCCGATTTGGGGGCACCCTATGGGGACTTGTCCCCCTTTTTCCTGCGGGCCGAAGTGCTGGAACGGCTGGGACAGGCCCAGGCTGTGTTGCAACAGCAGCATCCCCACTGGCACTTCCATATTTTTGATGCCTATCGCCCCCTCCCCGTGCAGCAATTCATGGTGGACTACACCTTTCAGCAATTGGCTCAGGAACAGGGACTCGATCCCCAAGCCCTCAGCCCCCAACAGACCACCGATCTGGAGCAACAAGTGCATCAGTTTTGGGCGGAACCCGTGACCAACCCCCACACCCCCCCACCCCACAGCACCGGAGCCGCCGTCGATCTGATCCTGCGGGACCACCAAGGGCAGGCCATACCCATGGGGTCTCCCATTGATGAGTGTTCACCCCGATCGTACCCCGATCACTTCGCCAACGCAGCCGACAGTCTTAGCCAAACCTACCACCAAAACCGCCTAGCCCTGAGGCAAGCCATGGAAGCCGCAGGATTTCAGAACCATCCCTATGAATGGTGGCATTTTTCCCAGGGGGATCAGCTTTGGGCGTGGCTAGAGCACCAACAGGGTCGGGCCGGGGCGATCGCCCGCTATGGCCGGGTTGAAGCGGCATAG
- a CDS encoding NnrU family protein, translated as MAALLVAFAIVHSGLAALRPWGEQRIGARLYRVLFALVSIPLAAVLIIYFISHRYDGLQLWNLQGVPGVAPVVWGLSVLSFFFLYPATFNLLEVAAIQKPEVHLYETGIIRITRHPQMVGQVIWCVAHALWLGTSFMVVTCVGLIAHHLFAVWHGDRRWGQRYGATYSALKARTSIVPFLAIAQGRQTLVWREFLRPAYGGVTAFILLFWWIHPWLVGSTTALGW; from the coding sequence ATGGCTGCGTTATTGGTGGCCTTTGCCATCGTCCACAGTGGTCTTGCGGCCCTGCGCCCCTGGGGGGAACAACGCATCGGGGCACGGCTCTACCGGGTGCTGTTTGCGCTGGTGAGTATTCCCCTGGCCGCTGTGTTGATTATTTATTTCATCAGCCATCGCTACGATGGGTTGCAACTGTGGAACCTGCAAGGGGTACCAGGGGTGGCTCCTGTGGTCTGGGGACTGTCGGTGCTGTCGTTCTTCTTTCTCTACCCTGCCACCTTTAACCTGCTGGAAGTGGCCGCTATCCAAAAGCCGGAGGTGCATCTCTACGAAACGGGCATTATCCGCATCACCCGCCATCCCCAAATGGTGGGTCAGGTGATTTGGTGCGTGGCCCATGCCCTGTGGTTGGGGACTAGCTTTATGGTGGTGACCTGTGTGGGGTTGATTGCCCATCATTTGTTTGCGGTGTGGCACGGCGATCGCCGCTGGGGACAACGCTACGGAGCCACCTACAGCGCCCTCAAGGCCCGCACCTCGATCGTGCCGTTTTTAGCCATTGCCCAAGGACGGCAAACCCTGGTGTGGCGGGAGTTTTTGCGGCCCGCCTATGGGGGAGTGACGGCGTTTATCTTGCTGTTTTGGTGGATTCATCCCTGGTTGGTGGGGTCTACCACGGCCCTGGGCTGGTAA
- the grxC gene encoding glutaredoxin 3 produces MTLPLIDWLNQWLGRDPSRLQAQVEIYSWQTCPYCIRAKLLLMWKGVEFVDYKIDGDGAARSQMADRSGGRRTVPQIFINQVHVGGCDDLYGLDAQGQLDGLLAAAPPSP; encoded by the coding sequence ATGACTTTGCCCCTGATCGACTGGCTCAACCAATGGCTAGGCCGGGATCCCAGCCGCCTCCAAGCCCAGGTGGAGATCTATAGCTGGCAGACTTGCCCCTACTGTATTCGAGCCAAACTGTTGCTGATGTGGAAGGGGGTGGAATTTGTGGACTACAAAATTGATGGGGATGGGGCGGCGCGATCGCAAATGGCCGATCGATCCGGAGGACGGCGCACTGTTCCCCAAATTTTCATTAACCAAGTCCATGTGGGGGGCTGTGATGACCTCTATGGTTTGGATGCCCAGGGGCAGCTCGATGGTTTGCTGGCCGCCGCCCCCCCCAGCCCCTAG
- the rpsB gene encoding 30S ribosomal protein S2, with amino-acid sequence MPVVSLAQMLEAGVHFGHQTRRWNPKMDPYIYTSRNGVHIIDLVQTAQLMERAYDYVRSASEQGQKFLFVGTKRQAAGIVAQEAVRCGAYYVNQRWLGGMMTNWATIKGRVDRLKELENLEESGAIDYRPKKEASVLRRELERLQKYLGGIKHMRKVPDVVVIVDQKREYNAILECQRLNIPMISLLDTNCDPDFADIPIPANDDAIRSIKLIVGKLADAIYEGRHGQLDAEEIEYEDEYADYYDGAEDEDEADPADEDGDADDATAD; translated from the coding sequence ATGCCAGTTGTCTCACTTGCTCAAATGCTAGAGGCAGGGGTTCACTTTGGCCACCAGACCCGGCGCTGGAACCCCAAAATGGATCCCTATATCTACACCTCCCGCAATGGGGTTCACATCATTGACCTAGTGCAAACCGCCCAACTCATGGAGCGGGCCTATGACTACGTGCGCAGCGCCTCGGAACAGGGCCAAAAATTCCTGTTTGTCGGCACAAAGCGCCAAGCCGCCGGTATTGTGGCCCAAGAAGCAGTCCGCTGTGGTGCTTACTACGTCAACCAGCGTTGGCTGGGGGGCATGATGACCAACTGGGCCACCATTAAAGGCCGGGTCGATCGCCTCAAGGAACTGGAAAACTTGGAGGAGTCCGGGGCGATCGACTACCGACCCAAAAAAGAAGCCTCGGTGCTGCGCCGGGAACTGGAGCGACTGCAAAAGTACCTGGGGGGCATTAAACACATGCGCAAGGTACCCGATGTAGTGGTCATTGTCGATCAAAAGCGGGAATACAACGCCATCCTGGAATGTCAGCGCCTCAATATTCCCATGATCTCCCTCTTAGACACCAACTGCGATCCCGACTTCGCCGACATTCCCATCCCCGCCAACGACGATGCGATTCGCTCCATCAAACTAATCGTGGGTAAACTGGCGGATGCCATCTATGAAGGTCGCCACGGCCAGTTGGATGCCGAGGAAATCGAGTATGAAGATGAGTACGCCGATTACTATGATGGAGCGGAAGACGAAGACGAGGCCGACCCAGCCGACGAGGATGGTGACGCAGACGATGCCACCGCTGACTAA